A single genomic interval of Polyangia bacterium harbors:
- a CDS encoding carbohydrate-binding family 9-like protein, with protein sequence MSLLATACVEQDDDKPTEEDMKVAKQNILTTAPTPKYAVNADLDGKVVYLGMDTDPAVMEPGKDFKLIHYWKLVASPGDGWKTFTHLEGPNHQNFVNADHPVVKGKYPINRWKAGEIIRDEHTVHVASSWSLPTMNVYVGLWRGATRMPIKSGPNDGDNRILAATVPVKVAPKAEAPRKRYIARMVGKPIKIDGKLDDAAWADAPSTGPFVNTMNGAPADQKTEAKLLWDNKNLYVAFDNSDTDVWANLTKRDDKLWSEEADELMIDADGNGKTYIELQVAPNGNVFDTYLPTYRKYEDSIDPKKKPYSWNSKMNVKVHVNGTLNKREDQDKGWTVEMAIPLEDVKGLATEGPKLPPSPGDIWRINMFRMDVPKGKAQQASGWSPPMVGDFHALDKFGELVFADEKGNLPNQLPMLKAMGGIGAHALSAAGGPRKFSAALPADKAAGSDRKTTGEKSSHEKK encoded by the coding sequence ATGTCGCTGCTGGCGACGGCCTGCGTGGAGCAGGACGACGACAAACCCACCGAAGAAGACATGAAGGTGGCCAAGCAGAACATCCTCACCACCGCTCCCACGCCGAAGTACGCGGTGAACGCTGATCTTGACGGCAAGGTCGTCTACCTGGGCATGGACACCGACCCGGCGGTGATGGAGCCGGGCAAGGACTTCAAGCTGATTCACTACTGGAAGCTGGTGGCGTCGCCCGGCGACGGCTGGAAGACCTTCACCCACCTGGAAGGACCGAACCACCAGAACTTCGTCAACGCCGACCACCCGGTGGTGAAGGGCAAGTACCCGATCAATCGCTGGAAGGCCGGCGAGATCATCCGCGACGAGCACACCGTCCACGTGGCCAGCAGCTGGAGTCTGCCGACCATGAACGTCTACGTGGGCCTGTGGCGGGGGGCGACGCGCATGCCGATCAAGTCCGGACCCAACGACGGCGACAACCGCATCCTGGCCGCCACCGTGCCGGTGAAGGTCGCGCCGAAAGCCGAGGCGCCGCGCAAGCGTTACATCGCCCGGATGGTCGGAAAGCCAATCAAGATCGACGGCAAGCTGGACGACGCCGCCTGGGCCGACGCGCCGTCGACGGGCCCGTTCGTCAACACCATGAACGGAGCGCCGGCCGATCAGAAGACCGAGGCCAAGCTGCTGTGGGACAACAAGAACCTCTACGTCGCCTTTGACAACAGCGACACCGACGTCTGGGCCAACCTGACCAAGCGCGACGACAAGCTGTGGTCGGAAGAAGCCGACGAGCTGATGATCGACGCCGACGGCAACGGCAAGACGTACATCGAGCTGCAGGTGGCGCCGAACGGCAACGTGTTCGACACCTACCTGCCGACCTACCGGAAGTACGAGGACAGCATCGACCCGAAGAAGAAACCGTACTCGTGGAACTCGAAGATGAACGTCAAGGTTCACGTCAACGGCACGCTGAACAAGCGCGAGGATCAGGACAAAGGCTGGACGGTCGAGATGGCGATCCCGCTGGAAGACGTCAAGGGGCTGGCCACCGAGGGCCCGAAGCTGCCGCCCAGCCCGGGCGACATCTGGCGCATCAACATGTTCCGCATGGACGTGCCCAAGGGCAAGGCGCAGCAGGCGTCGGGTTGGTCGCCGCCGATGGTCGGCGATTTTCATGCCCTGGATAAATTCGGCGAGCTGGTGTTCGCCGACGAAAAGGGCAACCTGCCGAACCAACTGCCCATGTTGAAGGCGATGGGCGGGATCGGCGCGCACGCGCTCAGCGCTGCCGGCGGCCCGCGCAAGTTCAGCGCGGCCCTGCCGGCCGACAAGGCTGCGGGCAGCGATCGCAAGACCACCGGCGAAAAGTCGTCACACGAAAAGAAGTAA